Proteins from a genomic interval of Solea solea chromosome 10, fSolSol10.1, whole genome shotgun sequence:
- the ccsapa gene encoding centriole, cilia and spindle-associated protein — MVTKKIRTEYMKKFKDPRWETFSKCYEDSLKYRLTRRVMEHSHNPWFWEGWESRSDSSGWSTPRLTRNRVSPLSLPPPPSCEVKQRLCELVSGNGAGHAPAAVEQDAAPENVSSEASAASATEDTPSSDAGDTPSSDTEPADPAPKPRYRCRRVPRSEPGGSDSFHDDKQPAVARKPPRAKSQPAIGSKEKANRSLTGRLDWTERQKDVRRTNNQQSVAAADAGVEPRVESDRRRGHGGRGPGERGPGERRRARSADLEKVRRSQLTVAVDERWTTEYMRCFSARLR, encoded by the exons ATGGTGACCAAGAAAATCCGGACCGAGTACATGAAGAAGTTCAAAGATCCGAGGTGGGAGACGTTTTCCAAATGTTACGAGGACTCCCTGAAGTACCGCCTGACCCGCCGGGTCATGGAACACTCCCACAATCCCTGGTTCTGGGAAGGCTGGGAGAGCCGCTCCGACTCGAGCGGCTGGTCCACGCCCAGGCTGACCCGGAACAGagtgtctcctctgtccctcccgCCGCCACCGTCCTGCGAGGTGAAGCAGAGGTTGTGTGAGCTGGTGAGCGGTAATGGAGCAGGACACGCCCCCGCCGCGGTGGAGCAGGACGCTGCACCAG AGAACGTGTCGAGTGAAGCGAGCGCAGCTTCAGCCACAGAGGACACGCCCTCTTCTGACGCAGGGGACACGCCCTCTTCTGACACAGAGCCAGCCGATCCCGCGCCCAAGCCACGCTACCGTTGCCGCCGCGTGCCACGCTCTGAGCCGGGAGGTTCGGACAGTTTCCATGACGACAAACAACCAGCCGTCGCCCGGAAACCTCCCAGAGCCAAGAGTCAACCTGCGATCGGCAGCAAAGAAAAGGCGAACCGGAGTCTGACTGGaagactggactggactgagaGACAGAAGGACGTCAGGAGGACAAACAACCAGCAG AGCGTCGCGGCGGCCGACGCTGGTGTCGAGCCTCGTGTTGAGTCTGACAGGAGGCGGGGCCATGGCGGGCGGGGCCCAGGTGAGCGAGGCCCAGGAGAGCGTCGTCGTGCGCGGTCAGCTGACCTGGAGAAGGTGCGGCGCTCACAGCTGACGGTGGCGGTGGATGAGCGCTGGACGACCGAGTACATGCGCTGCTTCTCTGCTCGACTCAGGTAG
- the mtmr7b gene encoding myotubularin-related protein 7b isoform X1, giving the protein MENIRTPKVDKVRLLDRSSGQRKVSVGTLYLSATHTIFVDNNPETRKETWVLHSMVSSVERLPPSPAGSQLILRCKDFQVFQILVPQEGDCVDVHASLVRLSRPEKYSELYCLSFNPNVNKEQRAESWAFIDLVADYKRMGVPNNLWVATAANSEYRVCDTYPSQLFVPKSATPTVIVGSSRFRSRGRFPALSYFHQDTLAAVCRCSQPLSGFSGRSQEDEMMLQAVMKSNPGSDFIYVVDTRPKLNAMANRAAGKGYENEDHYTNIKLQFIGIDNIHVMRSSQQKFIEVGEMRSPSMTDFLWGLENCGWLKHIKAIMDAGVFIAKAVSDEGVSVVVHCSDGWDRTAQACSVASVLLDPFYRTIKGFMVLIERDWVSFGHKFSHRYAHLDGDPREVSPVMDQFLECVWQLSEQFPCTFEFNERFLVSVHAHVYSCQHGSFLGNCQKERQDLRLRERTHSLWPQLWKVKGDFMNPLYKAELSQTQGVLRPNTSPYCFKMWKGLYNKEAKSTPPPQSPADFLSAVREESTQLEEELTNHQEKMAALTGNPITWEKIEVPRRRRGRSHRGPDPPTTYTAPNTRPTQDNACSVSSELANQKPALTPPTETRDPDDLSTCSDRESGVADLSSRSSSGGDYGKDPDLD; this is encoded by the exons ATGGAGAACATCCGGACTCCAAAG GTGGACAAAGTGCGTCTTCTGGACCGGTCGTCAGGTCAGAGAAAAGTCAGCGTGGGGACTCTTTATCTCTCTGCCACTCACACCATCTTTGTGGACAACAACCCTGAGACACGCAAGGAGACATGG gTGTTGCACAGCATGGTGTCCAGTGTGGAGAGACTCCCCCCCTCACCTGCAGGAAGTCAGCTGATCCTGCGCTGTAAGGACTTCCAGGTCTTCCAGATCCTCGTCCCTCAGGAGGGGGACTGTGTGGACGTCCATGCCTCACTGGTCAGGTTGTCAcgtccag AGAAGTACAGTGAACTCTACTGTTTGTCCTTCAATCCTAACgtaaacaaagagcagaggGCGGAGTCGTGGGCGTTCATCGACCTCGTGGCCGACTACAAGAGGATGGGCGTTCCTAACAACCTGTGGGTCGCCACGGCAGCCAACAGTGAATACAGA GTGTGCGACACGTATCCGTCACAGCTGTTTGTTCCAAAGTCGGCCACGCCCACCGTCATCGTGGGCAGCTCCAGGTTCAGGAGCCGAGGACGATTTCCTGCTCTGTCCTACTTTCACCAGGACACACTG GCAGCAGTGTGTCGCTGCAGTCAGCCTCTGTCTGGCTTCAGTGGACGCAGCCAGGAAGATGAGATGATGCTGCAGGCTGTGATGAAGTCCAATCCTGGAAGTGACTTCATCTATGTGGTGGACACCAGGCCCAAG cTGAATGCCATGGCGAATCGAGCAGCAGGTAAAGGTTACGAGAACGAGGATCACTACACCAACATCAAGCTGCAGTTCATCGGTATTGACAACATTCACGTGATGAGGAGCAGTCAACAGAAGTTCATCGAGG TGGGTGAAATGCGATCTCCGTCGATGACTGACTTCCTGTGGGGTCTTGAAAACTGTGGCTGGCTCAAACATATTAAAGCTATAATGGACGCAGGAGTGTTCATAGCCAag gCCGTGTCAGATGAAGGCGTGAGTGTCGTGGTCCACTGCTCTGATGGTTGGGACCGAACAGCTCAGGCCTGCTCTGTGGCCTCGGTACTGTTGGACCCGTTCTACAGAACCATCAAAGGGTTCATg GTTCTCATAGAGAGAGACTGGGTTTCCTTTGGACACAAGTTCTCCCACAG GTACGCTCACCTGGACGGAGATCCCAGAGAGGTGTCCCCCGTCATGGACCAGTTCCTGGAGTGTGTGTGGCAGCTGTCGGAGCAGTTCCCGTGCACCTTCGAGTTCAACGAGCGCTTCCTCGTCAGCGTCCACGCGCACGTCTACTCGTGTCAGCACGGATCGTTCCTGGGAAACTGCCAGAAGGAGCGTCAGGATCTGAG gcttcGTGAGAGGACTCACTCTCTGTGGCCTCAGCTGTGGAAGGTCAAAGGTGACTTCATGAACCCGCTGTACAAAGCTGAACTGAGCCAGACTCAGGGCGTCCTGAGACCCAACACCTCCCCCTACTGCTTCAA AATGTGGAAAGGTCTCTACAACAAAGAGGCAAAGTCGACGCCGCCTCCACAGTCGCCCGCCGACTTCCTGTCCGCTGTGAGGGAGGAGTCTAcgcagctggaggaggagctgaccAATCACCAGGAG AAAATGGCCGCTCTGACAGGGAACCCAATCACGTGGGAGAAGATTGAGGttccgaggaggaggagggggaggagccaccGCGGGCCGGACCCGCCCACCACATACACGGCCCCAAACACCCGCCCCACACAGGACAACGCTTGCTCAGTCTCCTCTGAGCTGGCCAATCAGAAGCCTGCATTGACCCCGCCCACAGAGACACGCGACCCCGACGACCTCTCCACCTGCAGCGACCGGGAGTCTGGCGTAGCCGACCTCAGCAGCCGCTCGTCCAGCGGCGGGGACTATGGCAAAGACCCGGACCTGGACTGA
- the mtmr7b gene encoding myotubularin-related protein 7b isoform X2: MENIRTPKVDKVRLLDRSSGQRKVSVGTLYLSATHTIFVDNNPETRKETWVLHSMVSSVERLPPSPAGSQLILRCKDFQVFQILVPQEGDCVDVHASLVRLSRPEKYSELYCLSFNPNVNKEQRAESWAFIDLVADYKRMGVPNNLWVATAANSEYRVCDTYPSQLFVPKSATPTVIVGSSRFRSRGRFPALSYFHQDTLAAVCRCSQPLSGFSGRSQEDEMMLQAVMKSNPGSDFIYVVDTRPKLNAMANRAAGKGYENEDHYTNIKLQFIGIDNIHVMRSSQQKFIEVGEMRSPSMTDFLWGLENCGWLKHIKAIMDAGVFIAKAVSDEGVSVVVHCSDGWDRTAQACSVASVLLDPFYRTIKGFMVLIERDWVSFGHKFSHRYAHLDGDPREVSPVMDQFLECVWQLSEQFPCTFEFNERFLVSVHAHVYSCQHGSFLGNCQKERQDLRLRERTHSLWPQLWKVKGDFMNPLYKAELSQTQGVLRPNTSPYCFKMWKGLYNKEAKSTPPPQSPADFLSAVREESTQLEEELTNHQEVPPGGTVHHHEHHPGSRQENGRSDREPNHVGED; encoded by the exons ATGGAGAACATCCGGACTCCAAAG GTGGACAAAGTGCGTCTTCTGGACCGGTCGTCAGGTCAGAGAAAAGTCAGCGTGGGGACTCTTTATCTCTCTGCCACTCACACCATCTTTGTGGACAACAACCCTGAGACACGCAAGGAGACATGG gTGTTGCACAGCATGGTGTCCAGTGTGGAGAGACTCCCCCCCTCACCTGCAGGAAGTCAGCTGATCCTGCGCTGTAAGGACTTCCAGGTCTTCCAGATCCTCGTCCCTCAGGAGGGGGACTGTGTGGACGTCCATGCCTCACTGGTCAGGTTGTCAcgtccag AGAAGTACAGTGAACTCTACTGTTTGTCCTTCAATCCTAACgtaaacaaagagcagaggGCGGAGTCGTGGGCGTTCATCGACCTCGTGGCCGACTACAAGAGGATGGGCGTTCCTAACAACCTGTGGGTCGCCACGGCAGCCAACAGTGAATACAGA GTGTGCGACACGTATCCGTCACAGCTGTTTGTTCCAAAGTCGGCCACGCCCACCGTCATCGTGGGCAGCTCCAGGTTCAGGAGCCGAGGACGATTTCCTGCTCTGTCCTACTTTCACCAGGACACACTG GCAGCAGTGTGTCGCTGCAGTCAGCCTCTGTCTGGCTTCAGTGGACGCAGCCAGGAAGATGAGATGATGCTGCAGGCTGTGATGAAGTCCAATCCTGGAAGTGACTTCATCTATGTGGTGGACACCAGGCCCAAG cTGAATGCCATGGCGAATCGAGCAGCAGGTAAAGGTTACGAGAACGAGGATCACTACACCAACATCAAGCTGCAGTTCATCGGTATTGACAACATTCACGTGATGAGGAGCAGTCAACAGAAGTTCATCGAGG TGGGTGAAATGCGATCTCCGTCGATGACTGACTTCCTGTGGGGTCTTGAAAACTGTGGCTGGCTCAAACATATTAAAGCTATAATGGACGCAGGAGTGTTCATAGCCAag gCCGTGTCAGATGAAGGCGTGAGTGTCGTGGTCCACTGCTCTGATGGTTGGGACCGAACAGCTCAGGCCTGCTCTGTGGCCTCGGTACTGTTGGACCCGTTCTACAGAACCATCAAAGGGTTCATg GTTCTCATAGAGAGAGACTGGGTTTCCTTTGGACACAAGTTCTCCCACAG GTACGCTCACCTGGACGGAGATCCCAGAGAGGTGTCCCCCGTCATGGACCAGTTCCTGGAGTGTGTGTGGCAGCTGTCGGAGCAGTTCCCGTGCACCTTCGAGTTCAACGAGCGCTTCCTCGTCAGCGTCCACGCGCACGTCTACTCGTGTCAGCACGGATCGTTCCTGGGAAACTGCCAGAAGGAGCGTCAGGATCTGAG gcttcGTGAGAGGACTCACTCTCTGTGGCCTCAGCTGTGGAAGGTCAAAGGTGACTTCATGAACCCGCTGTACAAAGCTGAACTGAGCCAGACTCAGGGCGTCCTGAGACCCAACACCTCCCCCTACTGCTTCAA AATGTGGAAAGGTCTCTACAACAAAGAGGCAAAGTCGACGCCGCCTCCACAGTCGCCCGCCGACTTCCTGTCCGCTGTGAGGGAGGAGTCTAcgcagctggaggaggagctgaccAATCACCAGGAGGTACCGCCAGGAGGAACCGTCCACCACCACGAGCACCACCCGGGCTCCAGACAAG AAAATGGCCGCTCTGACAGGGAACCCAATCACGTGGGAGAAGATTGA